The Megachile rotundata isolate GNS110a chromosome 3, iyMegRotu1, whole genome shotgun sequence genome includes a window with the following:
- the LOC105663522 gene encoding uncharacterized protein LOC105663522 has translation MAENASHEMEIIAGDTNVEQRENEEVKKEKGREMQKNEGETAVEKRTNDRPPTDNLKKLIKKLLYGGRGGRVRVRGRGRGGHGGGRGQGSMRDDGRRDWRGGKRGRRGRKTVNLTNNYKFLL, from the exons ATGGCCGAAAACGCGTCACATGAG ATGGAGATTATCGCAGGAGATACAAACGTTGAACAGAGGGAAAATGAAGaagtaaagaaagaaaaaggacGAGAAATGCAAAAAAATGAGGGAGAGACGGCAGTTGAAAAACGTACAAACGACAGGCCGCCAACAGATAAT tTGAAAAAACTGATAAAGAAACTGTTGTATGGCGGCCGTGGGGGCCGCGTGCGCGTCCGCGGGCGCGGTCGCGGTGGCCACGGCGGCGGACGCGGACAGGGAAGCATGCGGGATGACGGGCGCAGAGACTGGCGCGGTGGAAAAAGAGGCAGACGCGGCCGAAAAACAGTTAACCTAacaaacaattataaatttttactgtaa
- the LOC143264143 gene encoding uncharacterized protein LOC143264143: MEVSSSSPDSNSNDKNLQSEVVDLEYKKKAVSFWKRGTKRALSFRTVQTRYKKLKSRRQLYEWEEQIKKGGSRFDKLKTIANATLQKFIEARQNKIIIHDMDLRRWAVIENQKENLQLEGFQASTFWLHNFKHKYNIVSRKTTKLITRHYSNNLNEINAAAENFVSNVKCYFETHGEKNIFNTDQSGFQLEMHSGRTLSQKGEKETAVLVQSVSATTHSYTIQPTILADGQLLSPLFIVLKEASGQLGPRVRQTVFTPPNVYIQASTSGKLTTELFKVWLKEVFLPHTPNNTILLLDSWSGYSEDIMQSATPEDKQLKVLKIPKNTTPIVQPLDVYGFRIWKSFARKISDLVISLNININLYARDNILKMQGLIHRQLQAPRYKSLFQYAWYRCGYTENRPQEFENPVEFCFTKLSTMKCDYCENVVIIRCSWCKEHLCFTL; encoded by the coding sequence ATGGAAGTATCATCGTCAAGCCCTGATAGCAATTCGAATGACAAAAATTTGCAATCGGAAGTTGTGGACCTAGAATATAAGAAGAAAGCTGTAAGTTTCTGGAAACGTGGAACAAAGAGAGCATTGAGCTTCCGGACTGTTCAAACCAGATATAAAAAGTTGAAGAGTCGGAGACAGCTTTACGAGTGGGAAGAACAAATTAAGAAAGGTGGGTCTCGTTTCGATAAACTGAAAACAATAGCAAACGCTACACTGCAAAAATTCATTGAAGCCAgacaaaacaaaattattatacatgatATGGATTTGAGACGATGGGCAGTAATAGAAAatcaaaaagaaaatttacaattagaGGGATTTCAAGCATCCACATTTTGGCTACACAATTTCAAACATAAATACAATATAGTATCTAGGAAAacaactaaactcattactcggcattatagcaataatttaaatgaaataaatgcaGCAGCGGAAAATTTTGTATCTaatgtaaaatgttattttGAAACACACGGagaaaagaatattttcaacACAGACCAGAGTGGTTTTCAATTAGAGATGCACTCTGGGAGAACACTATCACAAAAGGGCGAAAAGGAAACTGCAGTTCTTGTGCAATCGGTATCGGCGACTACGCACAGCTATACGATTCAGCCGACGATTTTAGCTGACGGACAACTATTATCACCCCTTTTCATTGTTTTAAAAGAAGCTAGTGGACAGTTAGGACCCCGTGTACGACAAACTGTATTTACGCCACCTAATGTTTACATACAAGCTTCGACATCAGGCAAGTTAACTACAGAATTATTTAAAGTATGGTTAAAagaagtctttcttccacatACACCAAACAATACAATTTTACTTCTTGATTCATGGAGTGGATATAGTGAAGACATAATGCAAAGCGCAACACCGGAAGATAAACagttaaaagtattaaaaataccGAAAAATACGACACCGATAGTGCAGCCCCTTGATGTGTATGGATTTCGTATTTGGAAGAGTTTCGCCCGAAAAATCTCCGACCTtgttatttcattaaatataaatataaacttaTATGCAAGGGACAATATACTCAAAATGCAAGGACTAATTCACAGACAACTGCAGGCTCCACGTTACAAAAGTTTGTTTCAATATGCATGGTATCGTTGTGGATACACCGAAAATCGCCCACAAGAATTCGAGAATCCTGTAGAATTCTGCTTCACAAAGTTAAGTACTATGAAGTGTGATTATTGTGAAAATGTGGTAATAATTCGATGTTCTTGGTGCAAAGAGCATTTATGCTTTAcactgtaa